The proteins below are encoded in one region of Sulfolobus islandicus Y.N.15.51:
- a CDS encoding FMN-binding glutamate synthase family protein has product MLVYNKYLPVPKQFNDEFWTVEKVEHIRYLSLTGKPYKIFNEDMNSLRVLDKVRFKLDKATSISLTPKANLELKFSGIYMKSPLYLGDMSYGALSGNPNIAIATAADLTETLAGTGEGGLHPEVAKHKRIFVQWASARFGVDIRVLTAGMGVVIKIGQGAKPGIGGHLPGNKVTEPISVTRRIPIGIDAISPAPHHDIYSIEDLGQRIEALKEATGKPVFVKVAATNYIPYIVSGIARMGADGVIIDGHGAGTGATPVVIRDNVGIPIELAVASADNILRREGLRDKFTIIAAGRVSSATDAAKLIALGADVVSVGTGALIAMGCVMVHKCHVGSCPTGLTAKIDGTRVVDVEFGVKMLVNFINGFSMELANILDNLGLNSIKELRGKRELLYGHGLSKDTLEILGIEGTEDEVNPKLGELWNRRVIAYMHELMNKGNPVITSMGSTAPPDVEKPARIIDWLRSDGAQVTRPSIDPYREDVDTSFYLKGGEIYLSLPIIFDITEASLEYKEAFSWSALALSSAVFDYETIDKYAEVFISSDGKGIARWSKSDIYENSYLLIPADENVIDEVIGMGVQGFIVDEDSGNSDLELVVSALDTKLKEVGVRNHYDILAKSSRLRHSADAFKLVLLGADSVIMPYFILEKAIGEGNKGNLKEKAFSLIAGMKKEIALLAGAAGVYSVQSTLTGNRELLRSINLSYPIRKALRIKPAGSL; this is encoded by the coding sequence TTGCTCGTATACAACAAATATCTGCCAGTGCCAAAACAATTTAATGATGAATTTTGGACCGTTGAGAAGGTAGAACATATTAGGTACCTCTCTTTGACTGGTAAGCCTTATAAAATATTCAATGAAGATATGAACTCTTTAAGGGTATTAGATAAAGTTAGATTCAAACTTGATAAGGCAACTTCAATTTCTTTAACCCCCAAGGCTAATCTGGAACTAAAATTTTCTGGAATTTACATGAAGTCTCCTTTATATCTAGGTGACATGTCATACGGAGCGTTAAGTGGTAATCCCAATATAGCAATTGCTACTGCGGCTGATTTGACTGAAACTCTTGCCGGTACGGGAGAAGGTGGCCTACATCCAGAGGTTGCTAAGCATAAGAGAATTTTTGTGCAGTGGGCGTCAGCTAGATTTGGTGTTGATATTAGAGTTTTAACTGCTGGTATGGGTGTTGTCATAAAAATTGGTCAAGGGGCTAAGCCTGGAATTGGCGGCCATTTACCAGGAAATAAAGTTACTGAACCTATATCTGTCACTAGAAGAATTCCAATTGGTATAGATGCTATATCTCCAGCACCTCATCACGATATTTACTCCATCGAGGATCTGGGACAAAGAATAGAGGCATTAAAAGAAGCAACGGGAAAGCCGGTTTTTGTTAAAGTAGCTGCAACTAATTATATCCCTTACATAGTTTCCGGTATTGCTAGAATGGGGGCAGATGGTGTTATAATAGATGGTCATGGAGCGGGAACTGGTGCCACCCCTGTTGTAATAAGAGATAACGTTGGTATACCAATAGAGCTAGCTGTAGCCTCAGCTGATAATATTTTAAGAAGAGAAGGACTTAGGGATAAGTTTACTATTATAGCTGCTGGTAGGGTCTCATCAGCAACAGACGCTGCTAAACTAATTGCTTTAGGCGCTGACGTAGTGAGCGTTGGTACTGGAGCTTTAATAGCTATGGGTTGTGTAATGGTACATAAGTGTCATGTAGGCTCATGCCCTACAGGTTTAACTGCCAAGATTGATGGGACTAGAGTAGTTGACGTAGAGTTCGGCGTTAAGATGCTAGTTAATTTTATCAATGGATTTTCCATGGAGTTAGCTAATATTTTAGATAATTTAGGTTTGAATAGTATTAAGGAACTTAGAGGTAAAAGAGAGTTACTTTATGGACATGGCCTGAGTAAAGACACGTTAGAAATTCTAGGAATTGAAGGTACGGAAGATGAAGTGAATCCTAAATTGGGAGAATTATGGAATAGGAGAGTTATTGCTTACATGCACGAATTGATGAATAAGGGCAATCCAGTAATAACCAGTATGGGTAGTACTGCACCACCTGATGTAGAGAAACCCGCCAGAATAATTGATTGGCTTAGATCTGATGGAGCCCAAGTTACCAGACCTTCAATAGATCCTTATAGGGAAGATGTAGATACTTCCTTTTACCTTAAAGGTGGAGAGATATATCTATCACTCCCAATAATCTTCGATATCACTGAAGCCTCTTTAGAGTATAAGGAAGCGTTTAGTTGGAGTGCTTTAGCTTTGTCTTCAGCAGTTTTTGACTATGAAACTATCGATAAGTACGCAGAAGTCTTCATAAGTAGTGATGGGAAAGGTATTGCTAGGTGGAGTAAGAGTGATATCTACGAGAACTCGTATCTCCTGATACCTGCAGATGAGAACGTAATAGACGAAGTTATTGGAATGGGCGTTCAAGGGTTTATAGTTGATGAGGATAGTGGAAATAGTGATCTAGAATTGGTAGTTAGTGCTTTAGATACCAAATTAAAGGAAGTGGGTGTTAGAAATCATTATGACATTTTGGCTAAGTCAAGTAGACTCAGACATTCCGCAGACGCTTTTAAATTAGTTCTGTTGGGTGCTGATTCTGTAATTATGCCTTATTTTATTTTAGAAAAAGCCATAGGTGAGGGAAATAAGGGTAATTTGAAAGAGAAAGCCTTCAGTCTCATAGCTGGAATGAAAAAGGAAATAGCTTTGCTTGCCGGTGCTGCTGGGGTTTATAGTGTCCAATCTACTTTGACCGGTAACAGGGAGTTATTACGTTCTATCAATTTGAGCTATCCTATAAGGAAAGCACTTAGAATAAAACCAGCGGGGTCTTTATAA
- a CDS encoding COG1361 S-layer family protein: MPLQVTLIYHGSDNITNVQIIPIESSPYIVYPNDQQYYLSVMIPNQQYTFTFIGNITPNIPLGVYNFYLQIIYTLDNQVYTQTITVQIPIMGYVQLYLTSQVNGIVFPGEEDVPITLTIYNTGTTPASDVTLFLNSTYPLQFITKTVNVPLIQAGSFTSVQVIANVYNNATIGTYRIPLTALVYGSYYSLNMSITINSNQTIGGKILTPNILLSSGADQKGVPVTLNIIYNGPVPVESYNIQIFLPNGFTNETNGNIIYVEGGSLQPYQEFDISFNVNINNVSLGSYLFPIKIVWNTIEGEGVLVSVVQYSTFTITLMGQPNLEIFVNPIVLYAGSVNNVTLIIQNVGTGNVYNLSLSISSQFSILNALPRIPILKHNQSIKIPIEIYVPSNAEGEPAQLVVTINYLNSLYQSSVYQQELGFYVSQLNAPSIPIIITLNPSIIQPGTFSSANLILTNTLNTKLYNISIVISSPIYSNISAYDISYLMPGKTYIIPLTLFSQVSGQYSISVLLTYYENNIQRQEQLSLPIYVMQINTPIIPILINFNSSTLLTGETQHTTLIIYNTLNESLYNITISLSTQEQIYLNMTTITIPLLRPLQKIVIPVEIYTDSSGIVTISATISYYQSGQQRETQEIVNTLAAGSVEIVITGVSSVPSVAVRGGIVSITATIYNFGTGPANGLTVTVFPPKGIEVIGENTYYVGNLGSDTSSTFTFAFRILNFTKAGTYIIPVEYTYTNDIGQVLHSYSNISLTVLNSSSVFNFSSFRHSHAFGSHIILYIILGIIAIVIVAIIVIFIRRRGGNE; the protein is encoded by the coding sequence GTGCCATTGCAAGTTACATTAATATATCATGGATCAGATAATATAACAAATGTCCAAATTATCCCTATAGAATCCTCTCCATACATAGTTTATCCTAATGACCAACAATATTACCTCTCAGTAATGATTCCCAATCAGCAGTACACGTTTACTTTCATAGGTAATATAACGCCTAATATACCATTAGGGGTATACAATTTCTATCTACAAATTATATATACATTAGACAATCAAGTCTATACACAAACTATTACGGTTCAGATCCCGATTATGGGCTATGTTCAGTTATATTTAACCTCTCAAGTAAATGGGATAGTATTTCCAGGTGAAGAAGATGTACCAATAACTCTAACTATCTATAATACTGGTACAACTCCAGCTTCAGACGTTACCTTATTCTTAAACTCTACATATCCATTACAGTTTATTACTAAGACCGTGAATGTACCTTTAATTCAAGCTGGTTCGTTTACTTCAGTACAAGTCATAGCTAATGTTTATAATAATGCTACAATAGGAACTTATAGAATACCATTAACGGCCTTAGTATATGGTAGTTACTATTCACTAAATATGTCAATAACTATTAATAGTAATCAAACAATAGGTGGAAAAATATTAACTCCAAATATATTATTAAGTTCTGGTGCTGATCAAAAAGGTGTCCCAGTAACATTAAATATAATATATAATGGTCCAGTACCTGTAGAAAGTTATAATATACAAATATTTTTGCCTAACGGGTTTACAAATGAAACTAATGGAAATATTATATATGTTGAAGGCGGGTCTTTACAACCATATCAAGAATTCGATATATCGTTCAATGTAAATATAAATAACGTATCTTTAGGTTCTTACTTATTTCCAATTAAAATTGTATGGAATACTATAGAGGGAGAGGGAGTATTAGTAAGTGTAGTTCAATATTCAACTTTTACCATAACGTTAATGGGACAACCTAACTTAGAGATTTTCGTAAACCCCATAGTCTTGTATGCTGGAAGTGTAAATAACGTTACTTTAATTATTCAGAATGTAGGTACTGGGAACGTTTATAACTTATCCTTGAGTATATCTTCTCAATTTTCTATTCTTAACGCCCTTCCAAGAATTCCTATATTAAAGCATAATCAAAGTATTAAAATTCCAATAGAAATTTACGTACCTTCAAATGCGGAGGGAGAACCAGCTCAATTAGTTGTTACTATAAACTATCTAAACTCATTATATCAAAGTTCAGTGTATCAACAAGAGTTGGGTTTCTACGTTTCTCAGCTCAACGCTCCATCAATTCCTATAATAATTACTCTTAATCCTAGTATAATTCAACCAGGTACGTTTTCCTCAGCTAATCTTATCCTTACAAACACTCTTAATACTAAATTATATAACATTTCCATAGTGATATCTTCTCCTATCTATTCTAATATCTCAGCATATGATATCTCATACCTTATGCCAGGTAAAACCTATATTATACCATTAACTCTATTTTCTCAAGTTAGTGGGCAGTACTCGATTTCAGTGCTTTTAACGTATTACGAGAACAATATACAAAGGCAGGAACAATTAAGTTTACCAATTTATGTAATGCAAATTAATACACCTATTATACCTATTCTTATAAACTTTAACTCAAGCACTTTGCTTACTGGTGAAACACAACATACAACCTTAATAATATATAACACATTAAATGAGTCTCTATATAATATTACAATATCATTATCTACACAAGAGCAAATATATCTTAATATGACTACAATTACAATACCATTATTAAGGCCGTTGCAGAAAATTGTTATACCCGTTGAAATCTATACAGATTCCTCTGGAATAGTAACGATAAGTGCTACGATATCATATTACCAGTCCGGACAACAGAGAGAAACACAAGAAATAGTAAACACGTTAGCTGCAGGTTCAGTAGAAATTGTGATAACTGGAGTTTCTTCAGTGCCATCAGTTGCTGTAAGAGGAGGGATAGTTTCAATTACTGCCACTATATATAATTTCGGGACTGGTCCCGCTAATGGATTAACAGTTACTGTATTTCCTCCAAAAGGTATAGAAGTTATTGGTGAAAATACTTATTATGTAGGTAATTTAGGTTCTGATACTTCCTCAACGTTTACATTTGCATTTAGAATATTGAACTTCACAAAAGCTGGAACGTATATTATACCAGTTGAGTATACTTATACTAATGATATAGGGCAAGTACTCCATTCATATTCCAATATTTCATTAACAGTATTAAATAGCTCTTCAGTGTTCAACTTTTCATCATTTAGGCATAGTCATGCCTTTGGAAGTCACATTATACTTTACATAATTCTTGGAATCATTGCAATCGTCATTGTTGCTATTATAGTAATCTTTATAAGGAGAAGAGGTGGAAATGAATGA
- a CDS encoding class II glutamine amidotransferase, which translates to MVDYYPSGCGVFGILRKRNSPKVKGNLVVRAIDRVRYRGSDKGAGFAVFNLEKRNYYVIKAFYEGNPSELKDMFSKYGVEVKNVELLTKYSTLCDCNLIALGDINEVRKAIRNVNEIMWNGKEKKGRVYSVGSSLHVYKGVGYPKDVAEQYRVEELEGDLWLAHTRQPTNSPGYYPFWSHPFSSFNVAIVHNGDVSSFGANVEYLNSRGLNSFVGTDSEVLAFLFEELIAEGLTIEEAVKILINPSRRFNALPKDVDYLYRNAMLDGPFTAVIGYDSGDDLYLIAIADRSKFRPAIIGEDESYYYVASEENEIREISPKAKIWTLKPGSYFIASYKKGIISYGRGNDELKTFSPPPIMVPEKYDINAYNIGYKELNYEILKLAEKGKREITVANVLGHRYIGINLPAKNINNLRINLYGVVGNAIANLNEGNEFYVYGNVTDDCCDTMHGGKVVIYGDARDVLAQTFQNGKIFVKGNAGNRVGIQMREYKDKRPYLIIGGIVDDYLGEYMAGGVMIVFGKGFNGEPVGNFVGTGMVRGRIYIRGKVSPSKLGLQPPRYEVMRLLKALFLEGLISSEEYDSLKNEEYIEIVNKLKGEAKEYAKKLFEEKIGVPTYEYRELTEEEFKELYPVVDEYSKVMMDYSYTELLKEKFTVITARKL; encoded by the coding sequence ATGGTTGACTATTATCCTTCTGGTTGTGGTGTTTTTGGAATCTTAAGGAAAAGAAACTCTCCAAAAGTCAAAGGAAATTTAGTTGTTAGAGCAATAGATAGAGTCAGATATAGGGGTAGTGATAAGGGAGCAGGATTTGCTGTATTTAATTTGGAAAAAAGAAACTATTATGTTATTAAAGCGTTTTATGAGGGAAACCCCAGTGAGCTGAAGGATATGTTTAGCAAGTATGGTGTAGAAGTTAAGAATGTAGAATTGCTAACTAAATATTCGACTCTATGCGATTGTAACCTTATTGCTTTGGGCGATATAAATGAGGTTAGGAAGGCTATAAGGAATGTAAATGAGATAATGTGGAACGGTAAAGAGAAGAAGGGCAGAGTGTATAGCGTTGGTAGCTCTCTTCATGTGTATAAGGGTGTTGGATATCCTAAAGACGTAGCAGAACAATATCGTGTTGAGGAGTTGGAAGGTGATTTATGGTTAGCACATACGAGGCAACCCACTAATTCCCCTGGCTATTATCCGTTTTGGTCTCATCCCTTTTCCTCATTTAATGTTGCTATAGTTCACAATGGCGATGTTAGCTCATTTGGAGCTAACGTAGAATATCTAAATTCGAGGGGGCTAAATAGTTTTGTAGGAACTGATAGTGAGGTATTAGCTTTTTTATTTGAGGAACTCATTGCTGAAGGTTTAACCATCGAAGAGGCAGTAAAGATTCTAATTAACCCATCAAGAAGATTCAATGCCTTACCTAAAGATGTTGATTATTTATATAGAAACGCTATGTTAGATGGCCCCTTTACAGCGGTTATTGGTTACGACTCCGGTGATGATTTATATTTGATAGCTATTGCTGATAGATCTAAGTTTAGGCCGGCAATAATTGGTGAGGATGAGTCATATTATTATGTAGCAAGTGAAGAGAATGAAATTAGGGAAATAAGCCCTAAAGCTAAAATTTGGACGCTTAAACCTGGTTCTTACTTTATAGCATCTTATAAAAAAGGTATAATATCATATGGGAGGGGCAATGACGAGTTAAAGACATTTTCTCCTCCACCAATAATGGTTCCAGAGAAGTATGATATTAATGCATATAATATAGGGTATAAGGAGTTAAATTATGAGATACTTAAGTTAGCTGAAAAAGGAAAGAGGGAAATAACAGTTGCCAACGTTTTAGGTCATAGATATATTGGGATAAACCTACCGGCTAAAAACATAAACAATTTGAGAATCAACCTTTATGGTGTAGTTGGAAACGCTATAGCAAATCTAAATGAGGGTAACGAATTTTATGTTTATGGAAATGTTACTGATGACTGTTGTGATACCATGCATGGAGGAAAAGTAGTAATTTACGGTGATGCGAGAGACGTTTTAGCTCAGACTTTTCAGAATGGTAAGATTTTCGTTAAGGGTAATGCTGGAAATAGAGTTGGTATTCAAATGAGGGAATATAAGGATAAAAGACCCTATCTTATAATAGGCGGTATTGTTGATGATTATTTAGGAGAATATATGGCTGGAGGCGTAATGATAGTGTTTGGTAAAGGGTTTAACGGAGAACCAGTGGGAAATTTCGTAGGAACAGGAATGGTAAGGGGGAGAATATACATAAGAGGCAAGGTTTCTCCATCAAAACTAGGATTACAACCACCAAGGTATGAGGTGATGAGATTACTAAAAGCACTATTCTTAGAGGGCCTAATTTCTAGTGAGGAATACGATTCACTAAAGAACGAAGAATATATTGAGATTGTTAATAAGTTAAAAGGAGAAGCTAAGGAATATGCCAAGAAATTGTTTGAAGAGAAAATCGGAGTTCCGACATACGAATATAGAGAATTAACCGAGGAGGAATTTAAGGAACTGTACCCAGTAGTTGATGAATATTCTAAGGTTATGATGGACTACTCTTATACTGAACTATTAAAGGAAAAGTTTACTGTAATAACTGCTAGAAAATTATAG
- a CDS encoding ABC transporter ATP-binding protein translates to MSNYIIEAINLKKVYKSKKVEYVALRGVSLKVKNGEFIVIAGPSGSGKTTLLDLLGLLDSPTEGRIIINNQDVTNFDEDKRPIFRRKYIGFVFQSYNLITYLTVLENVELALAAAGVPVWRRREKAEEILSMIPGMLELKNKKPNELSGGQQQRVAIARALANDPKILLADEPTANLDSKTGEAIVELIKKLNEQRGVTVVMATYDPDMMKYADRIIYIRDGLIEKEVIQNE, encoded by the coding sequence ATGTCAAATTACATAATTGAGGCTATAAATTTGAAAAAAGTCTATAAAAGTAAAAAGGTTGAATATGTTGCACTTAGAGGTGTATCATTAAAAGTAAAGAACGGTGAATTTATAGTCATTGCAGGACCCTCTGGTTCAGGAAAGACTACATTGCTTGATTTATTAGGTTTACTTGACTCGCCAACTGAAGGAAGAATAATAATAAATAATCAAGATGTAACAAATTTTGATGAGGATAAAAGACCTATTTTCAGACGAAAGTATATTGGTTTTGTATTTCAATCCTATAATTTAATTACTTATTTAACAGTCTTAGAAAATGTAGAGTTAGCGTTAGCTGCTGCTGGTGTGCCAGTTTGGAGAAGGAGAGAAAAAGCTGAAGAAATCCTTTCCATGATTCCTGGAATGTTAGAACTGAAGAACAAGAAGCCTAATGAACTATCTGGAGGACAGCAGCAAAGAGTAGCTATTGCAAGAGCATTAGCAAACGATCCAAAAATATTATTAGCAGATGAGCCAACAGCTAATCTAGATTCGAAAACTGGAGAAGCAATCGTTGAATTAATTAAAAAACTTAACGAGCAGAGAGGGGTTACAGTAGTCATGGCTACTTATGATCCTGATATGATGAAATATGCAGATAGAATAATTTATATTAGAGATGGATTAATTGAGAAAGAGGTGATACAAAACGAATAA
- a CDS encoding ABC transporter permease, translating to MNLFDILWLSYKGLISRKIIAILAIISVVIGVASVTTLVAFTQGVGQSILSEVESLGPKTILILPSRGSLLTQATVATIESLPGVEAVYGVVSGFGTINVEGQPIDVTIIGVNNLSAILGQVLLESGSTYPPITSPEAVIGSEVANPVAGVYFSVGSEISIQIPRGNSVNLEVVGILSPSGANPLSNSETSIFIPLGEAMAILNKTSYNELIVEAQSVNDVNTIATIIEDIYGNQLNVVTVQQLINTVSTITSGFSFLLITVASISLFVGAVGIMAIMLSRVYQRIREIGIMKTLGLTTRDVLLVFMSEAGIIGVIGGLIGIVAGLISTSFVDILSSISSQSSNNISESGFRGKFAAFSGGSATGQLLSFKPIISVEAIVIALIVAIAVSLIAGLYPAWKASKLTVIDAIRRE from the coding sequence ATGAATCTTTTCGATATATTATGGCTTTCATATAAAGGTTTAATTTCTAGAAAGATAATAGCAATATTAGCTATAATTTCAGTAGTTATAGGAGTAGCCAGTGTTACCACGCTAGTTGCTTTCACTCAAGGTGTGGGTCAATCAATACTATCGGAAGTAGAGTCGTTAGGTCCTAAAACAATTTTAATATTACCATCTAGAGGTTCATTATTAACTCAGGCTACTGTTGCGACAATAGAGAGCTTACCTGGCGTTGAAGCAGTTTATGGAGTAGTAAGTGGTTTCGGGACAATAAATGTAGAAGGTCAACCAATAGATGTTACTATAATTGGTGTTAACAATCTATCAGCTATATTAGGGCAGGTACTGCTTGAGAGTGGTTCAACGTATCCACCAATAACTTCACCAGAAGCTGTAATAGGTTCAGAAGTAGCAAATCCGGTAGCGGGTGTTTATTTCTCAGTTGGTAGCGAGATAAGTATACAAATTCCTAGAGGGAATAGTGTAAATTTAGAGGTAGTTGGTATTCTTTCACCATCTGGTGCTAATCCTCTCTCAAATTCCGAAACTTCAATATTTATACCTTTGGGTGAGGCAATGGCTATCTTAAATAAGACTTCGTATAACGAATTAATTGTAGAAGCTCAGTCAGTTAATGATGTTAATACCATAGCTACTATTATTGAAGACATATACGGTAATCAATTAAACGTAGTTACTGTACAACAATTAATTAATACCGTGTCAACTATAACCTCTGGATTTAGCTTTTTATTAATAACTGTTGCTTCAATATCTCTATTTGTTGGTGCAGTGGGAATAATGGCTATAATGCTTAGTAGAGTATATCAGAGGATAAGAGAGATAGGTATAATGAAAACGTTAGGGTTAACTACAAGAGATGTTCTTTTAGTTTTTATGTCAGAGGCAGGTATTATTGGAGTAATAGGGGGTCTAATTGGTATCGTTGCTGGTTTAATTAGCACTTCTTTTGTAGATATCCTATCTTCAATTAGTTCTCAATCTTCTAACAATATAAGTGAAAGCGGTTTTAGAGGAAAATTTGCAGCATTTAGTGGAGGTAGCGCAACTGGTCAGTTGCTTTCGTTTAAGCCAATAATTTCTGTAGAGGCTATAGTAATAGCATTAATAGTAGCTATTGCTGTAAGTCTAATTGCGGGATTATATCCAGCATGGAAAGCATCAAAACTCACAGTAATAGATGCGATCAGAAGGGAATAA